Proteins encoded in a region of the Bradyrhizobium sp. CB3481 genome:
- a CDS encoding DUF1330 domain-containing protein, translating into MSVYIIAQLKFTRRERYDRYQSRFMDVFKKFRGKLLVADAHPVVLEGEWPRDKVVIMEFPDAAAAEEFQSSPEYQEISVDRKAGADAIVLTVRGL; encoded by the coding sequence ATGAGCGTCTACATCATCGCGCAATTGAAATTCACCCGCCGCGAACGCTACGATCGCTATCAGTCACGCTTCATGGACGTGTTCAAAAAATTCAGGGGCAAGCTCCTGGTGGCGGACGCGCATCCGGTGGTGCTCGAAGGCGAATGGCCGCGCGACAAGGTGGTGATCATGGAATTTCCCGATGCCGCCGCGGCGGAGGAATTTCAGAGTTCGCCGGAATATCAGGAGATATCCGTCGACCGGAAGGCAGGCGCCGACGCCATCGTGCTCACGGTGCGAGGTCTGTGA
- a CDS encoding alpha/beta hydrolase has product MRQVDAGALSIACYEAGPADGTAVMLMHGFPYDVHSYVDVAPQLAAQGCRVVVPYLRGYGPTRFRDARTLRSGEQAAVGADMMALMDALGIKRAVFAGYDWGGRAACVGAALWPERCIGLVCVNSYLIQDIANAMVPMRPEREVALWYQYYFHLERGRAGLTANRREIARILWKQWSPSWAFDEACFERTARAYDNPDYVDVVIHSYRHRFGLADGDPQYADIQHRLAALPAITVPSITLDGANDGVALATDGAASAAKFAGRRVHRVVTGAGHNLPQEAPEAFAAAVMELIRA; this is encoded by the coding sequence TTGCGTCAAGTCGATGCCGGTGCTCTCAGCATCGCCTGTTACGAAGCGGGTCCCGCGGATGGAACGGCCGTGATGCTGATGCACGGCTTCCCCTACGACGTCCATTCCTATGTCGACGTTGCGCCGCAACTGGCGGCGCAGGGCTGCCGCGTCGTCGTTCCCTATCTGCGCGGCTATGGTCCGACGCGGTTTCGCGATGCGAGGACGCTGCGTTCGGGCGAGCAGGCGGCGGTCGGTGCGGACATGATGGCGCTGATGGATGCGCTCGGCATCAAGCGCGCGGTATTCGCGGGCTATGACTGGGGCGGGCGCGCGGCCTGCGTTGGCGCGGCGCTCTGGCCGGAACGCTGCATCGGGCTCGTCTGCGTCAATTCCTACCTGATCCAGGATATTGCCAACGCCATGGTGCCGATGCGGCCTGAACGCGAGGTGGCGCTGTGGTATCAATATTACTTCCATCTCGAGCGCGGCCGCGCCGGCCTCACCGCCAACCGGCGCGAGATCGCGAGGATATTGTGGAAGCAATGGTCGCCGAGCTGGGCGTTCGACGAGGCCTGTTTCGAACGGACGGCGCGGGCCTACGACAATCCGGACTATGTCGATGTGGTGATCCATAGCTATCGCCATCGCTTCGGTCTTGCCGATGGCGATCCGCAATATGCCGATATCCAGCACAGGCTGGCGGCGCTGCCTGCGATCACGGTGCCGTCGATCACGCTTGACGGCGCTAACGATGGCGTCGCCCTCGCGACCGATGGCGCGGCCAGTGCGGCAAAATTCGCCGGCCGCCGGGTCCACCGCGTCGTGACGGGGGCCGGACACAATCTGCCGCAGGAAGCGCCCGAGGCATTCGCGGCGGCGGTGATGGAGCTGATCCGCGCCTAA
- a CDS encoding MBL fold metallo-hydrolase — protein sequence MLRSLSVAIALLGSLIVAAVAQQQPLRSECLAMANAPPSAIPASFRRVAAKSQEVAITYVGHSTYYIDTPEGVRIATDFNGAYRTGRLPDVVTMNRAHSTHYTLFPDPKIPHVLHGWGENGQAAQVSTRVGDVYIRNVPTDIRRYYGEGSGAMLKDGNSIFIFEVAGLCIGHLGHLHHKLDETHFAAIGRLDIVMVPIDGTYTMSLDGVSEITKRLRSSVVLPMHRFATPLDEFMRLIGQQFTIDQRSERTLKISRETLPGTPTVIILEGV from the coding sequence ATGTTGCGATCTCTTTCTGTCGCCATCGCCCTCCTCGGCTCGCTGATTGTTGCGGCAGTCGCGCAGCAGCAGCCATTGCGCAGCGAGTGCCTGGCGATGGCGAACGCACCGCCCAGCGCGATCCCGGCGAGCTTCCGGCGCGTTGCCGCCAAATCCCAGGAGGTCGCGATCACCTATGTCGGGCACTCCACCTATTATATCGATACGCCCGAGGGCGTGCGGATCGCGACCGACTTCAACGGCGCCTACCGGACCGGGCGGCTGCCCGACGTCGTCACCATGAACCGGGCGCACTCGACGCATTACACTTTATTTCCCGATCCGAAGATTCCGCATGTCCTGCACGGCTGGGGCGAGAACGGGCAGGCCGCGCAGGTCTCGACCCGCGTCGGCGACGTCTATATCCGCAACGTGCCGACCGATATCCGCCGCTATTATGGCGAGGGTTCCGGCGCGATGCTCAAGGACGGCAACTCGATCTTCATCTTCGAGGTCGCCGGCCTCTGCATCGGCCATCTCGGACATCTACACCACAAGCTGGATGAGACGCATTTTGCCGCGATCGGCCGGCTCGACATCGTGATGGTGCCGATCGACGGCACCTATACGATGTCGCTCGACGGCGTCTCCGAGATTACCAAGCGCCTGCGCTCCTCCGTGGTGCTGCCGATGCACCGCTTCGCCACGCCGCTTGACGAATTCATGCGCCTGATCGGCCAGCAATTCACCATCGACCAGCGTAGCGAGCGGACCTTGAAGATTTCGCGGGAGACGCTGCCGGGCACGCCGACGGTGATCATTCTGGAAGGGGTGTGA
- a CDS encoding aminopeptidase, translating to MTAHQRSVSASIDPVKLDRLAEVAVKVGLRLQPGQDLLLTAPSVALPLVRRIAEHAYKAGAGLVTPFLSDEEITLARYRYGHNESFDRAANWLYEGMAKAFSANTARLAIVGDNPMLLSGEDPAKVARASKANSMAYQPALEKIVNFDTNWNIIAYPSPSWARQVFPDVPEDVAVAKLADAIFAASRVDQDGAVAAWEKHNAVLRERTEWLNGQRFHALKYSGSGTDLTIGLADGHEWEGGASTAKNGITCNANIPTEEVFTTPHCRRVSGHVVSSKPLSYQGTLIDNIQVRFEEGRIVEAKASRGEEVLKKVLDTDEGAARLGEVALVPHSSPISKSGLLFFNTLFDENAASHIALGQCYSKCFVGGDKLTPEQIAGQGGNKSLIHIDWMIGTAETDIDGVHADGSRVPVFRKGEWA from the coding sequence ATGACCGCACATCAGCGCAGCGTTTCCGCCTCGATCGATCCCGTGAAGCTCGACCGCCTCGCCGAAGTCGCGGTCAAGGTCGGCTTGCGGTTGCAGCCCGGACAGGATTTGCTGCTCACCGCGCCCTCCGTCGCGCTGCCGCTGGTGCGGCGGATTGCCGAGCACGCCTACAAGGCCGGCGCGGGGCTGGTGACGCCGTTCCTGTCGGACGAGGAGATCACGCTGGCGCGCTATCGTTATGGTCACAACGAGAGTTTCGATCGGGCCGCCAACTGGCTCTATGAGGGCATGGCGAAGGCATTCTCCGCCAACACCGCGCGCCTTGCCATTGTTGGCGACAATCCGATGCTGCTGTCGGGTGAGGACCCGGCCAAGGTGGCGCGTGCCAGCAAGGCCAATTCGATGGCCTATCAGCCGGCGCTGGAGAAGATCGTCAATTTCGACACCAACTGGAACATCATCGCCTATCCGAGCCCGTCTTGGGCGCGGCAGGTATTCCCGGATGTGCCGGAGGATGTCGCCGTGGCGAAGCTGGCGGATGCGATCTTTGCGGCGTCCCGCGTCGATCAGGACGGCGCCGTCGCTGCATGGGAGAAGCACAACGCCGTGCTGCGCGAGCGGACCGAATGGCTGAACGGCCAGCGTTTCCACGCGCTGAAATATTCCGGATCCGGCACCGATCTGACCATCGGCCTCGCCGACGGCCATGAGTGGGAAGGCGGCGCCTCGACAGCGAAGAACGGCATCACCTGCAACGCCAACATCCCGACCGAAGAAGTCTTCACCACGCCGCATTGCCGGCGCGTCAGCGGCCATGTCGTCTCTTCCAAGCCGCTGTCCTACCAGGGCACGCTGATCGACAACATACAGGTCCGGTTCGAGGAAGGCCGCATCGTCGAGGCAAAGGCCTCCCGCGGTGAGGAGGTGCTGAAGAAGGTGCTCGACACCGATGAGGGCGCGGCGCGCCTCGGCGAAGTGGCGCTGGTGCCGCATTCCTCGCCGATCTCCAAGAGCGGGCTGTTGTTCTTCAACACGCTGTTCGACGAGAACGCCGCCTCGCACATCGCGCTCGGGCAGTGCTATTCAAAATGCTTCGTTGGCGGCGACAAGCTGACGCCGGAGCAGATTGCGGGTCAGGGCGGCAACAAGAGCCTCATTCACATCGACTGGATGATCGGCACGGCCGAGACCGACATCGACGGCGTTCACGCCGACGGAAGCCGCGTGCCGGTATTCCGCAAAGGCGAGTGGGCGTGA
- a CDS encoding amidohydrolase family protein: MAASTAPASSSGLYANPREDWLAQHTEEIIDPARPIIDPHHHLWDRGGLRYMIEEMASDIASGHNIIATVYVDCRSMYRKHGPEAFRPVGEVEFANGVAAMAASGGYGTAAICAGIVSHVNLLLGEGARAVLEAEIAAGNGRFRGIRHSSAWDADPNVAGMYATRPKGLLLDGTFRKGFACLAPLGLSFDAWLFHPQIGELTDLARAFPDTRIVLDHCGGPAGIGRFAGRREQVFPEWKASIQEIARCENVVVKLGGLAMCLLGYDFHLRPKPPSSEEAAAAWRPYIETCIETFGPDRCMFESNFPPDKGQCSYQVIFNAFKRLAAQYSEAEKTALFSKTAMETYKLKLE, translated from the coding sequence ATGGCTGCCAGCACTGCCCCCGCCTCCAGCAGCGGACTTTATGCGAATCCACGCGAAGACTGGCTGGCACAGCACACCGAGGAGATCATCGATCCCGCGCGTCCGATCATCGATCCGCACCACCATCTCTGGGACCGCGGCGGGCTGCGCTACATGATCGAGGAGATGGCCTCCGACATCGCCTCCGGCCACAACATCATCGCGACCGTCTATGTCGACTGCCGCTCGATGTACCGCAAGCATGGCCCGGAAGCGTTCCGCCCCGTGGGCGAGGTCGAGTTCGCCAATGGCGTTGCCGCGATGGCGGCGAGCGGCGGCTACGGCACGGCGGCGATCTGCGCCGGCATCGTCAGCCACGTCAACCTCTTGCTCGGCGAAGGCGCACGGGCCGTGCTGGAAGCGGAGATCGCCGCCGGCAACGGCCGCTTCCGCGGCATTCGCCACTCCTCGGCCTGGGACGCCGATCCCAACGTTGCCGGCATGTATGCGACGCGGCCTAAAGGGCTGCTGCTCGACGGCACTTTCCGCAAGGGTTTCGCCTGTCTAGCGCCGCTCGGTTTGAGTTTTGATGCCTGGCTGTTTCATCCGCAGATCGGCGAACTCACCGATCTTGCCCGCGCTTTTCCCGATACCAGGATCGTGCTGGACCATTGCGGCGGCCCGGCCGGCATCGGCCGCTTTGCCGGCCGGCGCGAGCAAGTGTTTCCGGAGTGGAAGGCTTCGATCCAGGAAATCGCCCGCTGCGAAAACGTCGTGGTCAAGCTCGGCGGCCTCGCGATGTGCCTGCTCGGCTATGACTTTCACCTGCGACCCAAGCCGCCCTCATCGGAAGAGGCCGCCGCCGCATGGCGCCCCTATATCGAAACCTGCATCGAAACGTTCGGGCCCGACCGATGCATGTTCGAAAGCAATTTTCCGCCCGATAAGGGCCAGTGCAGCTATCAGGTGATCTTCAACGCCTTCAAGCGGCTCGCGGCGCAGTATAGCGAGGCGGAGAAAACGGCGCTGTTCTCGAAGACGGCGATGGAGACCTACAAACTTAAGCTGGAGTAG
- a CDS encoding sulfite exporter TauE/SafE family protein, with protein sequence MPDMATHLLLSVAVFAGAFVSSLAGFAFSAVAGAILLRIFQPMEAVPLMMACSIGVQAANLWALRRNIQWEGSLLLIVGGALGIPIAIYLLQNADTHFLRIGFGIIVALYAGYMLFRPTLMRDGVAASRRLTALIGFGGGLVGGLTAMPGAVPTIWCDIRGMPKSDQRGLVQPFIAIMQVLALALLLGRQSLSPKLVVDLAISLPALFAGSVLGIVAFRNVNEIGFRRIILVLLLLSGASLALA encoded by the coding sequence ATGCCCGACATGGCGACCCATCTCTTGTTGAGCGTCGCCGTGTTCGCCGGCGCCTTCGTGTCGAGCCTTGCGGGTTTTGCATTTTCCGCCGTCGCGGGCGCGATCCTCCTGCGCATCTTTCAGCCGATGGAGGCGGTGCCGCTGATGATGGCCTGCAGCATCGGCGTGCAAGCTGCCAATTTGTGGGCGCTACGCCGGAACATTCAATGGGAAGGCAGCCTGCTGCTGATCGTCGGCGGCGCGCTAGGCATTCCGATTGCGATCTACCTTCTACAGAACGCGGATACGCATTTCCTCCGCATCGGCTTCGGTATCATCGTGGCGCTGTATGCCGGTTACATGCTGTTCCGGCCAACACTGATGCGTGATGGCGTCGCGGCGAGCCGGCGTTTGACCGCGCTGATCGGATTCGGCGGCGGCCTGGTCGGCGGCTTGACGGCCATGCCCGGCGCTGTTCCGACGATCTGGTGCGACATACGCGGCATGCCGAAGAGCGACCAGCGCGGTCTGGTGCAACCTTTCATCGCCATCATGCAGGTGCTGGCCCTGGCGCTGTTGCTCGGGCGCCAAAGCCTGTCTCCCAAACTCGTGGTCGACCTCGCGATCAGCCTGCCGGCGCTGTTTGCCGGTTCCGTGCTCGGCATTGTTGCATTCCGGAACGTGAACGAGATCGGGTTTCGCCGGATCATTCTTGTGCTATTGCTGTTGTCAGGCGCTTCGCTCGCCCTGGCTTGA
- a CDS encoding permease has protein sequence MSSAAALSWFARHEIRLAWREWLAMMTGSRGKRKRAIILLIAFAAIMHLPAYAVIGRFADLQFPLGKPELIVITATIFLAWALMLSQAIESVTRVFYARADLDLIMSSPANLANVFSVRIVAIALSVTGMALLFSTPFVDVLVIGGGARWLLAFGLVVAIGLSAAAVAIAITLLLFRLIGPSRTRLVAQIVAAVIGAGFVIALQVAAILSYGTLSRFAVLTSDAVSAHAPDLESPLWWPARAAIGDGLVLSWLLACSLLLLGVVMASFSPRFAETVVSVAATARTVRRGPRATAFRNGSRQQALRTKEFLLLRRDPWLLSQSLMQLLYLVPPALMLWRSFSESSTAIVLITPVIVMAAGQLAGGLAWLTISGEDAADLVATAPLAPSGVIRAKIEVVLMAIAAIFAPLIAALAFASLAQAIVTALGVLVATVSATAIQLWFRVQAKRSQFRRRQTSSRLATFAEAFCSIGWAATAALAVTIPVAAVISGALTSGILAATWKISPRRA, from the coding sequence ATGAGCTCGGCCGCGGCACTCTCCTGGTTTGCCCGCCACGAAATCCGCCTCGCCTGGCGCGAATGGCTGGCGATGATGACCGGCAGCCGGGGAAAAAGGAAGCGCGCCATCATCTTGCTGATCGCATTCGCCGCCATCATGCACCTGCCGGCCTATGCCGTGATCGGCCGCTTCGCCGATCTGCAGTTTCCGCTCGGCAAGCCCGAGCTGATCGTCATCACGGCGACGATCTTCCTCGCCTGGGCGTTGATGCTGTCGCAGGCCATCGAATCGGTGACACGGGTATTTTATGCCCGCGCCGATCTCGACCTCATCATGTCCTCGCCGGCGAACCTCGCCAACGTCTTCTCGGTGCGGATCGTGGCGATTGCGCTCTCGGTCACCGGAATGGCGCTGCTGTTTTCGACGCCCTTTGTCGACGTGCTCGTGATTGGCGGCGGCGCGCGCTGGCTGCTGGCGTTTGGCCTCGTCGTCGCCATTGGCCTTTCGGCCGCGGCCGTTGCAATCGCCATTACCCTGCTGCTGTTCAGGCTGATCGGCCCGAGCCGCACCCGCCTCGTTGCGCAGATCGTGGCGGCCGTGATCGGCGCCGGCTTCGTCATCGCGTTGCAGGTCGCCGCCATTCTTTCCTACGGCACGCTGTCGCGCTTTGCGGTGCTGACCTCGGATGCGGTCTCCGCCCATGCGCCTGATCTCGAGAGTCCGCTATGGTGGCCGGCACGCGCCGCGATCGGCGACGGCCTGGTGCTGTCCTGGCTATTGGCCTGCAGCCTTTTGCTGCTCGGCGTCGTGATGGCATCCTTTTCGCCAAGATTTGCCGAGACCGTTGTCAGCGTCGCCGCAACCGCCCGGACCGTCAGGCGCGGACCGCGCGCGACAGCGTTTCGAAACGGCTCGCGGCAGCAGGCGCTACGCACCAAGGAATTCCTGCTGCTGCGGCGCGATCCCTGGCTTTTGTCGCAAAGCCTGATGCAACTATTGTATCTGGTGCCGCCAGCCCTGATGCTATGGCGAAGCTTTTCCGAGAGCTCGACGGCAATCGTGCTGATCACACCCGTGATCGTGATGGCCGCGGGCCAGCTTGCCGGCGGCCTCGCCTGGCTGACGATTTCCGGTGAGGACGCCGCCGACCTCGTCGCCACCGCGCCGCTAGCGCCGTCCGGCGTGATCCGCGCCAAGATCGAGGTGGTGCTGATGGCGATCGCGGCGATCTTCGCACCGTTGATCGCAGCGCTTGCATTTGCTTCGCTGGCGCAGGCAATCGTCACCGCGCTCGGCGTCCTCGTTGCGACCGTCTCCGCCACCGCGATCCAGCTCTGGTTTCGCGTGCAGGCCAAGCGCAGCCAGTTTCGTCGTCGCCAGACCTCGTCGCGGCTGGCGACCTTCGCGGAAGCCTTCTGCTCGATCGGCTGGGCCGCGACCGCAGCGCTCGCCGTTACGATTCCGGTCGCGGCCGTCATCAGCGGCGCACTGACATCAGGGATTCTGGCCGCGACTTGGAAGATTAGCCCGCGGCGAGCGTGA